One genomic region from Populus nigra chromosome 8, ddPopNigr1.1, whole genome shotgun sequence encodes:
- the LOC133700377 gene encoding uncharacterized protein LOC133700377, with the protein MGRGRGKGKKLTVSNHDDTGSGEEEKIPAQKRRGRPQKPLKDDIDEEEVEKIEDEDVEKGKTDITSKDSKSPTAAENGKKRKRYSQAREKPDSVKEENGVGTRSSTDDSTKSNGFRHNGSRRKSKPRRAAEAGVECK; encoded by the coding sequence ATGGGTAGAGgcagaggaaaaggaaagaagttgACTGTTAGCAATCATGATGATACTGGAAGTGGCGAGGAAGAGAAAATTCCAGCACAGAAGAGAAGGGGAAGGCCACAAAAACCGCTGAAAGATGACATCGATGAGGAGGAagttgaaaaaattgaagatgaagatgtAGAGAAAGGAAAAACTGACATCACAAGCAAAGATTCAAAAAGTCCAACAGCAGCAGAAAATGGAAAGAAGAGGAAGCGATATTCACAGGCAAGGGAGAAACCAGATTCAGTAAAGGAAGAAAACGGTGTTGGAACCAGATCAAGTACTGATGACTCAACCAAGTCTAATGGTTTTCGTCATAATGGAAGTAGGCGGAAAAGCAAGCCTCGTCGTGCTGCTGAAGCAGGTGTGGAATGTAAGTGA